Below is a genomic region from Streptomyces ferrugineus.
CGTCGGACGCGATCGCCGCGTCGATGGCCCGCTCGGTGGAGAACGGCACCAGGGACTCGCCGGAGGTGTCGTCCGCCGCCGCGTGCATGGTGGCCGTGGCCCGGCCGAGGTCGGCGACGACCGACGCGATCTCCTCCGGCTCGTCGATGTCGCTCCAGTCCAGGTCCACGGCGTACGGCGAGACCTCGGCGACCAGCTGGCCCGCGCCGTCCAGCTCGGTCCAGCCCAGCCACGGGTCGGCGTGCGCCTGCAGGGCGCGCTGCGAGATCACCGTGCGGTGGCCCTCGTGCTGGAAGTAGTCGCGCAGCGCCTGGTCCGTGATGTGCCGGGAGACCGCCGGGGTCTGGGCCTGCTTGATGTAGATCACGACATCGTTCTCGAGGGCGTCGGTATGGCCCTCCAGCAGGATGTTGTACGACGGCAGCCCGGCCGACCCTATGCCGATGCCGCGGCGGCCGACCACGTCCTTCACCCGGTACGAGTCCGGTCGGGCCAGCGAGGCGTCCGGCAGCGTCTCCAGGTAGCCGTCGAAGGCCGCGAGCACCTTGTAGCGCGTGGCCGCGTCCAGCTCGATGGAGCCGCCGCCCGGGGCGAAGCGGCGCTCGAAGTCACGGATCTCCGTCATGGAGTCCAGCAGCCCGAAGCGGGTCAGCGCGCGGGCGTCGCGCAGCGCGTCCAGCAGCGGGCCCTGGGCGGTGTCCAGCGTGAACGGCGGCACCTCGTCGCTCTTGGCGCCGGTCGCCAGCGCGTGCACACGCTCGCGGTACGCGCCCGCGTAGATCCGCACCAGCTCGGTGATCTGGTCGTCGCCGAGCGCCTTCGCGTACCCGATGAGGGCGCTCGAGGCGGCGAAGCGCTTGAGGTCCCAGGTGAAGGGGCCGACGTACGCCTCGTCGAAGTCGTTGACATTGAAGGTCAGCCGCCCGTTGGCGTCCATATAGGTGCCGAAGTTCTCCGCGTGCAGGTCGCCGT
It encodes:
- a CDS encoding DUF2252 domain-containing protein, which encodes MSVPQLNGEQRGDEILAVFDTAFGELLAADPTAFRVKFRKMAASAFAFYRGTACLFYHDLDAERRGGPYLDERTSRVWIHGDLHAENFGTYMDANGRLTFNVNDFDEAYVGPFTWDLKRFAASSALIGYAKALGDDQITELVRIYAGAYRERVHALATGAKSDEVPPFTLDTAQGPLLDALRDARALTRFGLLDSMTEIRDFERRFAPGGGSIELDAATRYKVLAAFDGYLETLPDASLARPDSYRVKDVVGRRGIGIGSAGLPSYNILLEGHTDALENDVVIYIKQAQTPAVSRHITDQALRDYFQHEGHRTVISQRALQAHADPWLGWTELDGAGQLVAEVSPYAVDLDWSDIDEPEEIASVVADLGRATATMHAAADDTSGESLVPFSTERAIDAAIASDESGFGDLLVDFAHEYGARARADHQIFVDLFRNGRIPGL